GGCGGGACGCTTCCGGGGATGGTGGGCAGGCGGGCGCGTTTGCCGTCACGGTCGCGTCGCTGGGCCAGGGATTCGGGGCGCGCATCGAGCAAGCCCTTGGTATAGGGGTGCGCCGGGGCAGAGAGCACCTCGTCGGTCAGGCCACGCTCGACGATATCGCCGCCATACATCACCGCGATGTCGCGGGTGGCGCGCGCGACGGCGGCGAGATCGTGTGAGATCAGCACAAGCGCCATTTGGCGTTCTTTGGCAAGCCGGACCAGCAGATCGGTGATGCGCAGGGCGACGCTGGCGTCGAGCGCGGTGGTCGGCTCGTCTGCGATCAGAAGGTCCGGGTTACAAGCCAGCGCCAGCGCGATCAGCACGCGTTGACGTTGCCCCCCCGAAAGCTGGTGGGGGAACTGACGCAGGCGGGCTTCCGGGTCGTTGATGCCGACCTCGTTGAAGAGCGCGAGTGCGCGTGTGCGGGCGGCGTCGCCGGTGAGACCTTCGTGCACGATCATGGGTTCGGCCACGGTATCGCCGACGCGGCGCAGCGGGTTGAGCGCGGCCATGGGTTCCTGAAAGATCATCGCGACGCGGCGGGCGCGCAGGGCGGCCCATGTGCGCTCAGAGGCGTTGCTCATGTCGGTGGTGTCGATGGTGATCTGGCCGCTCAGGGTGGCGGCATCGGGGGCCATGCCCATCAGGCAGAGCGCCAGAAGGCTCTTGCCCGACCCGCTTTCGCCGACCACACCAAGCCGGTCGCCGGGCGCGATGGAGAGCGTGATGTCGCGCAGGGCGGCGTGGCCGTCAAATCGCGCGGTGAGGTTTTCGAGTTCGATCATGTCTAACGCTCCCGCACCAGTCGGGGATCGGTCACGTCGCGCAACCCGTCCCCCAGGAGGCCAAAGCCGAGCACGGCGGTGACGATGCAAAGACCGGGATAGATCGCGAGATGCGGCGCGAGATACATCAGGGTTTGCGCCTCAGACAGCATTCTCCCCCAGCTTGACGCGGGGGGTTGCGCGCCGAGGCCGAGATAGGAGAGCGCAGCTTCGGCGAGAATGGCGACGGCGAATTCGATGGTGGCCTGCACGATTACCGGGGCGGCGATGTTGGGCAGGATATGATCGCGGCTGATGGCAAAGCGGCTCATCCCGGCGGCGCGGGCAGCCGAGACAAAATCGCGGGTCCAGACCTGATTGGCCGAGGCGCGCGCGACGCGGGCAAAGACCGGGATGTTGATGAAGGCGATGGCCATCACCGCGTTGGTGAGCGAGGGGCCGAAGACAGCGGCCAGCATGATGGCAAAGAGCAGCGCGGGGAAAGCGAAGCCGAGATCGGCAAGGCGCATCACGCCGTCTTCGACCCAGCCGCCCAGGGCCGAAGCGAAGAGGCCAAGGGCGACGCCGATCGAGCCGCCGACCAGCACGGCGATCAGCGCCACCGCCATTGAATTTCGCGCGCCCGCCATGAGTTGCGAGACGATATCGCGGCCCAACTGATCGGTACCGAGCCAGTAGGTCGGTGAGGGGTCGGCGAATTTGCCACGAATGTTCATCAGGGTTGGGTCATGCGGGGTCCAGACCAGCGAAAGCGCGGCGACACCGACAACCAGCGTGACGAGCACCGCGCCGAGGATGAGGTTTGTCGGAAGACGGCTCATGCGCGGGCCTTGAGGCGCGGGTCAATCACCACATAGAGCAGATCTACGATGAAGTTGGCGGTGACCACGATGGCGGCGAAAAGCATGACCAGCGCCTGCACCGTGGGCAGGTCGCGGTTGGAGATGGATTGAAAGATCAGCCGTCCGAGGCCGGGCAGGTAGAACACGTTTTCGATCACGATGGTGCCGGTGACGAGGGCGGCGAACTGCATGCCGACGATGGTGATGATCGGCACCAGCGCGTTGGGCAGCACATGACGCCAGAGGATGCGGCGGTGTGACAGACCCGAGGCGCGCGCGGTGCGCACGAAATCCTGACGCATGACTTCGAGGGCGGAGGAACGCGTGACGCGGGTGAGCACCGCCGATTGCACCAGCGCCAGCGCCACGGTGGGCAGAATGAGCGAGCGCATCGCAAGCACCGGATCGGACCAGCCGGGAAAGCCGCCGGGGGGCAGCCAGCGCAGTTTGACCGCGAAGAGCATCACCAGAAGGATCGAGAGCCAGAAGGCGGGGATGGCGATGCCAAGTTGACTGAGAAACATGACGCCCCAGTCGCCAAAGGTGCGGTGACGAGCGGCGGCGCCGATACCAAGCGTGAGGGCGACGATCAGGGTCAGCACCATGCCGGAAACGGCGAGAGAAATGGTCATGGGAAGGCGTTCGCCGATTAGCGTCGCCACCGGCACGCGGAACGAATGGCTTATCCCGAAATCGCCGTGCAGCGCGTTCCAGACCCAATGGACATAGCGCGTCAGCAGCGGCTCATTCAGGCCGAGTTGTTCGCGCAGGGCCGCAAGGGCGTCATCGGTGGCATCAAGCCCGAGGATGGTGAGTGCCGGATCGCCCGGCAGCACGTTCATCACGGCAAAGACCACGACCGACACGGCCAGCAGGGTCAGTGCGAAGCCGAGCGTGCGGCGAAAGAGGAAATAACCCATGGGAATCTAACAGGCTGCGGGCAGAGATCCGCCCGCAGCACGCCTTTGCTTCAGCCTTTGCTCACGCCTTTGAGGGGCATGTAGAGCACCGGGGCGGAGGACCAATAGCCTTTCACGTCGTTGCGAAAGACCCCCAGAAGCGGCAGTTGAAAGAGGAAGCCATGCACAGATTGGTCGGAGAGGTATTGCTGCCCTTCCTTGAGCAATTCATCGCGTTTGGCGGGATCAGACTCGGTCTGGATGGCGTCCCAGAGGGCGGTGAATTCGGCGTCATCATAGCCATAGAAATAATCCGGGCCGCGGGCGAAATTTCCCATGTCGTTGGGGCCGGTGTGGGCGATGATGGTCATGTCATAGTTTTTCTTCTTGTAGACCTCATCAATCCAGAAACCCCATTCGACGTTCTCGACCTTGGCATCAAGCCCGGCCTCGGCCAGTTGTGCCTGAATAATTTCGCCCGAGCGCATGGCATAGGGGAAGGGCGGCACACGCAGGGTCACGGTGGTGCCTGCGATACCGGCGGCGTCAAATGCCGCCTTGGCCTTGGCGGTGTCATGCGGATAGGCGCCAGTGAGATCGACGTAAGCGGTGCCATGTGGCGGATAAAAGCTGCCGATGGGGGTGGCTTGGCCATACATTGCGCCGTCGATGATTTCGTCGCGGTCAATCGCCGTGGCGATGGCGCGGCGGACTTCGATATTGTCGAAAGGTGGCTTGGAGTTGTTCATCGCCAGGATGACTTCGCCTTCGGTCGAGCCGATGTTCACGCGAAAGCGCGGGTCGGCTTCGAACTGGGGCAGAAGCTCAGGCGCGGGGAAGCCGGGGAAGGCGTCAAGCTCTTCGGCCATCATCGCGGCGGTGGCGGCTGCCGGATCAGAGATGAAGCGATATGTCACCTTGTCGAGCGCAACATTGGCCGCATCGCGGTAGTCGGCGTTCTTGACCAGCGTCAGGCGGTCGCCCCGCGTCCAGCTGTCATATTTGAACGGGCCGGTGCCGATGGGGGTGACATTGTTGGTGGCGGCGGATTCCTCGGCGACGATGGCGCTGTCGCCCTGACCCATGTTGAAGAGGAAGAAGGCGTCTTTTTTGTTGAGCGTAAATACAACCGTGCTTGCATCAGGTGCACTTATGCTTTCGATCGGTTTGAAGATGCTCTTGGAGGGGTTCACGCTGTCTTCGGCCATGGCGCGGTTGAACGAGAACAGCACGTCATCGGCGTTGAAATCGGTGCCGTCGTGGAATTTGACACCTTCGTTGAGATGGAAAGTGTAGGTCAGCCCGTCTTCGGAGATGTCCCAGCTTTTGGCGAGATTGGGCAGTACCTCGCCGTTTTCCGCAACGATCGTGAGCGCCTCGAAGACGTTCATTGTCATCATGCCGTCGATCGAGGCAGTGGCATCCGCCGTGGGATCGAGCGATGTCGGTTCCTGTTGCAGGCCAAGCACCAGATCGGCGGCGGTGGCGGGCAGCGCGGTCAGCCCGAGCACAAGCGCGAGCGCGGTGGTGGAGAGAGGTTTGAGGAAATGGTTCATGGCAGCCTTCCTGATTTCGTGAAGAGATTCATGCGAAGGCTTGTCGCCTGCATGCCCCTTAACGTGAGATTGCGTCAGAGGAAGCGGAGCGTCAATGGCGGGCAGGGGCGCAGGCGAAGTATGACAAAAATTTCACAATTCCACGAAAGGCCGGGGGTGCGGCCGGATCAAAGCCCGCCGCGCAGGTTCCACAATTCGGGGAAAAGCTCAACTTCCAGCATTTTGCGCAGGTATTTCACGCCGCTGGTGCCGCCGGTGCCGCGTTTGAAGCCGATAATGCGTTCTACCGTGGTGACATGGTTAAAGCGCCAGCGGCGGAAGTAATCCTCAAGATCGACCAGTTTTTCGGCCAATTCGTAGAGATTCCAGTAGGTTTCGGGCTGTTGATAGACCTTGGTCCAGGCCGCTTCGACATCTGCATTGGCCTCATGCGGGGCGTCTTTGCGAAAGACGGAAGGATCAAAGGTTACGCCGGTCTCGGATGCCAGCGCATTGAGCGCGACATGATAGAGCGAGGGTTGAGCCAGCTCATCGACCAGCTTTTGGTGCAGGTCGGGGCGGTGTTCATGCACCTTCATCAGGTTGGTGTTGCGGTTGCCCAGGGCATATTCGATCAGACGGTATTGATGCGATTGAAAGCCCGAGGAACTGCCCAGTGTTTCGCGAAATGTGGTGTAGTCGCTGGGTGTCATGGTGCGCAGCACGTCCCAGGCGGAATTGAGCTGATCGAAGATTCGCGCAACGCGGGCGCACATCTTGAAGGCGGGTTGATATCTGCCCTGTTGCAGAAGGTGGCGGGCGGCGCTGATCTCGTGCAGGGCAAGGCGCATCCAGAGTTCGCTGGTCTGGTGCTGGATGATGAACAGAAGCTCGTCATGGGCGTCAGACAAGGGGTTTTGCGCCGTCAGGATCTGATCGATCTTGAGATAGTCGCCATAGCTCATGTCCTCTTTGAAGGACATTTTCGCACCGTCCTGACCGGGGTCATACGTCTTGGGCATCAGATTGGCCTTTGCTTGGATGGGTCGCGCGTCTGGGGGGATGATAGGCGAATGGCGGTAAATTTCAAGCTTAAAGCTTTAGGCTTGAAATAAAATTGATTCTGCGCAATCCTTGGGGCGTGACCCGGGCAATGACCTGAGGCCGTGAACAGGGAGAAGATCATGCGCGTTGCTTGTTTGGGAGGCGGTCCTGCGGGGCTCTATTTTGCCATATCCATGAAGCTGCGCGATCCCTCGCATGAGGTGGTCGTGTTCGAGCGCAACAAGGCGGATGACACGTTCGGCTGGGGCGTGGTTCTGTCGGATGATGCGCTGGGGAACATGACCGAGAATGACCCCGTTTCAGCGAAAGAGATTCGTGAAAATTTCGCCTATTGGGACGATATTGCGGTGATTCATGGGGGGCAACGCACGGTTTCGGGCGGGCATGGCTTTGCCGGGATCGGACGCAAGAAGATGCTGCTTTTGTTGCAGGAGCGCGCGCGTGATCTGGGGGTTGATCTGCGCTTTGAAACCGTGGTCGGGCCGGTCGAGGACTACACCGGTGACTATGATCTGGTGGTGGCTTGTGACGGGATCAATTCGGCGGTGCGCACCGCATGGGCCGAACATTTCAAGCCGGACGTGGACGTGCGCGAATGCAAGTTCATCTGGCTAGGCACACATCAGAAATTCGACGATGCCTTTACCTTTATTTTCGAGCGCACCGAGCATGGCTGGGTCTGGGTGCATGCCTATCAGTTTGATGACGACACCGCGACGGTGATCGTGGAATGCCAGCAGGACACCTGGGACAAGTTCGGGTTTCAGGACATGACCAAAGAAGAGATCATCGCCAAATGCGAGGAGATTTTTGCCGATCATCTGGACGGTCACAAGCTGATCTCGAACGCCAATCATTTGCGCGGTGCGGCGGTGTTCATGAATTTCCCGCGGGTGCTCTGCGAGAAATGGCACCATGAGAATGTCGTGCTTTTGGGTGATGCCTCGGCGACGGCGCATTTTTCGATTGGGTCCGGCTCTAGGTTGGCGTTTGATTCCGCGATTGCGCTGGCCGAGTTGGTCAATACCGAAGCCAGTATGGAGCGCGCGTTTGAGCGGTATCAGGATGAGCGGCGGCTGGAAGTGTTGCGTCTGCAATCCGCGGCGCGCAACAGTTTGGAATGGTTCGAGCAGGTGGAACGCTATCTCGATATGGACCCGGTGCAGTTCAACTATTCGCTGCTGACGCGCTCGCAGAGGATTTCCCACGAAAACCTGCGGCTTCGTGACCCGGAATGGCTTGAAAGTGCCGAGCGGTGGTTCATGGATCAGGCCGGGGTGGCGGGGGATGCGCCGGTGCGCGCGCCCATGTTCACGCCTTACAAACTGCGCGATATGGCGTTGAAAAACCGCGTCGTTGTCTCGCCCATGGCGCAATACAAGGCGGTTGATGGCTGTCCGACCGATTGGCATTTGATCCACTATGGCGAGCGCGCCAAGGGCGGCGCGGGGCTGGTCTATACCGAGATGACCTGTGTATCGCCGGAAGGGCGGATCACGCCGGGCTGTCCGGGGCTTTATGCGCCCGAACATGAGGCGGCGTGGGCGCGGCTGGTTGATTTTGTGCATGGCGAGACAGAAGCGAAGATCTGTTGTCAGATCGGCCATTCCGGGCGCAAGGGGTCGACCCAGTTGGGTTGGGAGGTGATGGATGCGCCGCTCAAGGAGGGCAATTGGGAGTGCGTGTCGGCCTCGGCAATTGCGTGGTCAAAGGGCAATGCCACCCCGCGAGAGATTACACGGGCCGAGATGGACGCGGTGAAGGGTCAATTTGTCGCCGCAGCCGAAATGGCGGGGCGCGCGGGCTTTGACATGATCGAGCTGCACGCTGCGCATGGTTATCTGATCTCGTCGTTCATCTCGCCGCTGTCGAACCGCCGTACGGATGCGTATGGAGGGAGCCTGGAAAACCGCATGCGCTATCCTCTGGAGGTGTTCGCGGCGATGCGCGCGGTCTGGCCTGAAGGCAAGCCGATGTCGGTGCGCATTTCAGCCAATGACTGGGTTGGTGAGGCCGGGGTAACGCCGGATGAGGCGGTGGAAATTGCGGCCATGTTCCGCGTTGCGGGGGCCGATATTATCGACGTGTCTGCCGGGCAGACTTCGGTTGAGGCGCGGCCCGTTTA
This window of the Rhodobacteraceae bacterium LMO-JJ12 genome carries:
- a CDS encoding ABC transporter ATP-binding protein, translating into MIELENLTARFDGHAALRDITLSIAPGDRLGVVGESGSGKSLLALCLMGMAPDAATLSGQITIDTTDMSNASERTWAALRARRVAMIFQEPMAALNPLRRVGDTVAEPMIVHEGLTGDAARTRALALFNEVGINDPEARLRQFPHQLSGGQRQRVLIALALACNPDLLIADEPTTALDASVALRITDLLVRLAKERQMALVLISHDLAAVARATRDIAVMYGGDIVERGLTDEVLSAPAHPYTKGLLDARPESLAQRRDRDGKRARLPTIPGSVPPLSALPHGCRFSGRCVVELPQCAAQRPTPHALSTTRIAACHLLDETGGAP
- a CDS encoding ABC transporter permease — encoded protein: MSRLPTNLILGAVLVTLVVGVAALSLVWTPHDPTLMNIRGKFADPSPTYWLGTDQLGRDIVSQLMAGARNSMAVALIAVLVGGSIGVALGLFASALGGWVEDGVMRLADLGFAFPALLFAIMLAAVFGPSLTNAVMAIAFINIPVFARVARASANQVWTRDFVSAARAAGMSRFAISRDHILPNIAAPVIVQATIEFAVAILAEAALSYLGLGAQPPASSWGRMLSEAQTLMYLAPHLAIYPGLCIVTAVLGFGLLGDGLRDVTDPRLVRER
- the kynA gene encoding tryptophan 2,3-dioxygenase, with product MPKTYDPGQDGAKMSFKEDMSYGDYLKIDQILTAQNPLSDAHDELLFIIQHQTSELWMRLALHEISAARHLLQQGRYQPAFKMCARVARIFDQLNSAWDVLRTMTPSDYTTFRETLGSSSGFQSHQYRLIEYALGNRNTNLMKVHEHRPDLHQKLVDELAQPSLYHVALNALASETGVTFDPSVFRKDAPHEANADVEAAWTKVYQQPETYWNLYELAEKLVDLEDYFRRWRFNHVTTVERIIGFKRGTGGTSGVKYLRKMLEVELFPELWNLRGGL
- a CDS encoding bifunctional salicylyl-CoA 5-hydroxylase/oxidoreductase, which produces MRVACLGGGPAGLYFAISMKLRDPSHEVVVFERNKADDTFGWGVVLSDDALGNMTENDPVSAKEIRENFAYWDDIAVIHGGQRTVSGGHGFAGIGRKKMLLLLQERARDLGVDLRFETVVGPVEDYTGDYDLVVACDGINSAVRTAWAEHFKPDVDVRECKFIWLGTHQKFDDAFTFIFERTEHGWVWVHAYQFDDDTATVIVECQQDTWDKFGFQDMTKEEIIAKCEEIFADHLDGHKLISNANHLRGAAVFMNFPRVLCEKWHHENVVLLGDASATAHFSIGSGSRLAFDSAIALAELVNTEASMERAFERYQDERRLEVLRLQSAARNSLEWFEQVERYLDMDPVQFNYSLLTRSQRISHENLRLRDPEWLESAERWFMDQAGVAGDAPVRAPMFTPYKLRDMALKNRVVVSPMAQYKAVDGCPTDWHLIHYGERAKGGAGLVYTEMTCVSPEGRITPGCPGLYAPEHEAAWARLVDFVHGETEAKICCQIGHSGRKGSTQLGWEVMDAPLKEGNWECVSASAIAWSKGNATPREITRAEMDAVKGQFVAAAEMAGRAGFDMIELHAAHGYLISSFISPLSNRRTDAYGGSLENRMRYPLEVFAAMRAVWPEGKPMSVRISANDWVGEAGVTPDEAVEIAAMFRVAGADIIDVSAGQTSVEARPVYGRMFQTPFSDRIRNEAGISTMAVGNIYEADHANSILMAGRADLVAVGRPHLADPYWTLHEAARIGDRQGVWPRPYEAGRDQAWRLADREAEMERA
- a CDS encoding ABC transporter permease; the encoded protein is MGYFLFRRTLGFALTLLAVSVVVFAVMNVLPGDPALTILGLDATDDALAALREQLGLNEPLLTRYVHWVWNALHGDFGISHSFRVPVATLIGERLPMTISLAVSGMVLTLIVALTLGIGAAARHRTFGDWGVMFLSQLGIAIPAFWLSILLVMLFAVKLRWLPPGGFPGWSDPVLAMRSLILPTVALALVQSAVLTRVTRSSALEVMRQDFVRTARASGLSHRRILWRHVLPNALVPIITIVGMQFAALVTGTIVIENVFYLPGLGRLIFQSISNRDLPTVQALVMLFAAIVVTANFIVDLLYVVIDPRLKARA
- a CDS encoding ABC transporter substrate-binding protein, which codes for MNHFLKPLSTTALALVLGLTALPATAADLVLGLQQEPTSLDPTADATASIDGMMTMNVFEALTIVAENGEVLPNLAKSWDISEDGLTYTFHLNEGVKFHDGTDFNADDVLFSFNRAMAEDSVNPSKSIFKPIESISAPDASTVVFTLNKKDAFFLFNMGQGDSAIVAEESAATNNVTPIGTGPFKYDSWTRGDRLTLVKNADYRDAANVALDKVTYRFISDPAAATAAMMAEELDAFPGFPAPELLPQFEADPRFRVNIGSTEGEVILAMNNSKPPFDNIEVRRAIATAIDRDEIIDGAMYGQATPIGSFYPPHGTAYVDLTGAYPHDTAKAKAAFDAAGIAGTTVTLRVPPFPYAMRSGEIIQAQLAEAGLDAKVENVEWGFWIDEVYKKKNYDMTIIAHTGPNDMGNFARGPDYFYGYDDAEFTALWDAIQTESDPAKRDELLKEGQQYLSDQSVHGFLFQLPLLGVFRNDVKGYWSSAPVLYMPLKGVSKG